The proteins below are encoded in one region of Verrucomicrobiota bacterium:
- a CDS encoding sulfate adenylyltransferase: protein VRTIADMISTGMIESRADSVDDIITEVAAARVTERGSRADDKASEAAMEDRKKAGYF, encoded by the coding sequence GCGTCCGCACCATCGCGGACATGATCAGCACCGGCATGATTGAGAGCCGCGCCGACAGTGTGGACGACATCATCACCGAGGTTGCCGCCGCCCGCGTCACCGAGCGCGGCTCCCGCGCCGACGACAAAGCCAGCGAAGCCGCGATGGAGGACCGGAAGAAGGCGGGGTATTTCTGA